A DNA window from Haloactinospora alba contains the following coding sequences:
- a CDS encoding succinic semialdehyde dehydrogenase yields the protein MTTEPSTRTAQAVRAPGLPPTLTPVLLRRLTARVAATPDAVRVTTTAPYTGGPLADLPVSTPENVEAAFTRARAAQKAWAATPLRERKRIMLRFHDLVIERRDEALDLMQAESGKTRRDAFLEVTDIALTARYYARGAAGMLSPRRRRGAIPLLTHTTELRHPKGVVAVISPWNYPLSMAAGDAIPALMAGNAVVQKPDTQTALTALWALDLMHEAGLPTDVWQMGIGRGSSLGGALMDNADYMMFTGSTASGRQIARDAGERLIGASLELGGKNAMVVLDDADVDRAVEGAIAAAFPSAGQLCVSIERMYVADAVYDRFVAAFAARTRELRVGAGYDYGYDVGSLTHPSQLNTVTAHVEDAVDKGATVLAGGRVRPDLGPLFYEPTILTGVTPDMTLYDHETFGPVVSVYRYRDVDEAIARANATPYGLNASVWSRSGARGRAVAARLHAGTVNVNEAFAAAWGSIDAPMGGMGDSGLGRRHGADGILKYTEPQTVAHQRLLGFTPPAGVSYRTWAQALTVALKRMKGMGMR from the coding sequence ATGACCACCGAACCCAGCACCCGAACAGCGCAGGCCGTCCGCGCCCCCGGATTGCCGCCGACGCTGACCCCGGTCCTGCTCCGACGGCTGACCGCACGGGTCGCGGCTACTCCGGACGCCGTGCGGGTCACCACCACCGCGCCGTACACCGGTGGCCCGCTGGCCGACCTGCCGGTCTCGACGCCCGAGAACGTCGAAGCGGCGTTCACGCGGGCCCGCGCAGCCCAGAAGGCCTGGGCCGCCACCCCGCTGCGCGAACGCAAGCGGATCATGCTGCGCTTCCACGACCTGGTCATCGAACGCCGCGACGAGGCTCTGGACCTGATGCAGGCCGAGAGCGGCAAGACCCGCCGCGACGCGTTCCTGGAGGTCACCGACATCGCGCTGACCGCCCGGTACTACGCGCGCGGCGCCGCCGGGATGCTATCGCCCCGGCGCCGCCGCGGCGCGATCCCGCTGCTGACCCACACCACCGAACTGCGCCATCCCAAGGGCGTCGTCGCCGTCATCTCACCGTGGAACTACCCGCTCAGCATGGCCGCGGGCGACGCGATCCCCGCGCTCATGGCGGGCAACGCCGTCGTCCAGAAGCCCGACACCCAGACCGCTCTCACCGCGCTGTGGGCCCTGGACCTGATGCACGAGGCGGGACTGCCCACCGACGTGTGGCAGATGGGGATCGGTCGCGGGAGTTCCCTCGGCGGTGCACTCATGGACAACGCCGACTACATGATGTTCACCGGCTCCACCGCGAGCGGGCGCCAGATCGCCCGCGACGCAGGTGAGCGCCTGATCGGGGCCTCCCTGGAGCTGGGCGGCAAGAACGCCATGGTCGTCCTGGACGACGCCGACGTCGACCGCGCGGTGGAGGGGGCGATCGCCGCGGCGTTCCCCTCGGCCGGGCAGCTGTGCGTGTCCATCGAGCGGATGTACGTGGCCGATGCGGTCTACGACCGCTTCGTCGCCGCGTTCGCCGCCCGCACCAGGGAACTGCGGGTGGGAGCCGGGTACGACTACGGCTACGACGTCGGCAGTCTGACCCACCCGTCCCAGCTGAATACGGTGACCGCGCACGTGGAGGACGCCGTCGACAAGGGCGCGACCGTCCTGGCGGGCGGCCGGGTGAGGCCGGACCTGGGGCCACTGTTCTACGAACCGACCATTCTCACGGGTGTTACCCCGGACATGACGCTGTACGACCACGAGACCTTCGGGCCGGTCGTGTCGGTCTACCGGTACCGGGACGTCGACGAGGCGATCGCCCGGGCCAACGCGACGCCGTACGGGCTCAACGCCAGCGTGTGGAGTCGTAGCGGCGCCCGGGGGCGTGCGGTGGCCGCCCGGCTGCATGCCGGTACGGTCAACGTCAACGAGGCCTTCGCGGCCGCCTGGGGCAGTATCGACGCGCCTATGGGCGGCATGGGCGACTCAGGGCTGGGCCGCCGCCACGGCGCCGACGGCATCCTGAAGTACACCGAGCCGCAGACGGTCGCCCACCAGCGCCTGTTGGGGTTCACACCGCCCGCCGGGGTCTCGTACCGCACGTGGGCGCAGGCCCTGACCGTCGCGCTGAAGCGGATGAAGGGCATGGGCATGCGTTGA
- a CDS encoding acetoacetate decarboxylase family protein, translated as MPSTQQDTVEVDLGGRKLAVPKGGLYDRYRMDTDLDEVARDPRVSSVDFFRRLPKTRVESPIGPTLTPNFYYRVSTARVTMLARSRALRSRLPAELDPLEIAPGLGLASIMFFRYDVCDIDFYTEAAVAIPVRPARHGRLRFVDLASGLKNDDLHAYVLSLPVNSDIAQVRGHDGYGFPKWVTELDVDIDSNRATARVANDSGGDDLSLSVSTPAQTTYPSGERVSTLTSYTSIEGAWHSILNQTNVLSTGGTRSPRDLVLKSGNGRLTDDLRSLDPIRTIQLDVTTESQAALHMPVPVSIRNR; from the coding sequence ATGCCATCGACCCAGCAGGACACGGTCGAGGTCGATCTGGGCGGCCGCAAGCTCGCGGTCCCGAAGGGCGGCCTGTACGACCGTTACCGCATGGACACCGATCTCGACGAGGTCGCCCGCGATCCCCGCGTCAGCAGCGTCGACTTCTTCCGTCGGCTGCCCAAGACCAGGGTCGAATCACCGATCGGTCCGACGCTCACGCCGAACTTCTACTATCGGGTCTCGACTGCCCGGGTCACGATGCTCGCCCGGTCCCGCGCGCTCCGCTCCCGCCTGCCCGCGGAGCTGGACCCGCTGGAAATCGCGCCCGGCCTCGGGCTGGCCTCGATCATGTTCTTCCGCTACGACGTGTGCGACATCGACTTCTACACCGAGGCCGCCGTCGCGATTCCGGTCCGGCCCGCCCGGCACGGTCGGCTCAGGTTCGTCGACCTCGCCTCCGGCCTCAAGAACGACGACCTCCACGCCTACGTACTGTCCCTGCCGGTCAACAGTGACATCGCCCAGGTCCGCGGCCACGACGGCTACGGCTTCCCCAAATGGGTCACCGAACTCGACGTCGATATCGACTCCAACAGAGCCACCGCACGTGTGGCCAACGACTCCGGTGGCGACGACCTGAGCCTGTCGGTGTCCACACCCGCTCAGACCACGTATCCGTCCGGTGAACGAGTCTCGACGCTCACCTCCTACACGTCGATCGAGGGCGCCTGGCACTCGATCCTGAACCAGACCAACGTGCTCTCGACGGGAGGAACGCGCTCACCGCGCGACCTGGTTCTCAAGTCCGGAAACGGCCGCCTGACCGACGACCTGCGCTCGCTCGACCCGATCCGGACCATCCAGCTCGACGTCACCACCGAGAGCCAGGCCGCACTGCACATGCCGGTCCCGGTCTCGATCCGGAACCGCTAG
- a CDS encoding SDR family oxidoreductase encodes MTILVTGATGNVGRPLVEQLLAEGHSVRALTRDPAQAGLPAAAETVASDIADTSTLGEVFTGITAAHLISFGGDDYAPLPNGPEIMELAKKAGVRKVTVLKGDMDHTELDQAVEASGAEGTYLLPSEFMSNILEWADTIREEGVVREGFASAKSAMIHDSDVASVAAAVLTGDGHAGEEYRMTGPEALTPPDKVRIIGEVLGREVRYIELSQDEMVAQWREEGFGDSDIEFFLMMRTNPPEAGYTVLPTIQEVTGRPARTLTDWVRENAARFGG; translated from the coding sequence ATGACCATCCTCGTAACCGGCGCTACCGGTAATGTTGGGCGCCCACTGGTAGAGCAGCTGCTGGCCGAGGGGCACAGCGTCCGTGCCCTGACCCGCGACCCCGCACAGGCCGGCCTGCCGGCAGCGGCCGAAACTGTGGCGAGCGATATCGCTGACACCTCGACCTTGGGCGAGGTGTTCACCGGGATCACCGCGGCCCACCTCATCAGCTTCGGCGGCGACGACTACGCGCCGCTGCCTAACGGACCGGAGATCATGGAGCTGGCCAAAAAGGCGGGCGTCCGCAAGGTCACCGTGCTGAAAGGGGACATGGACCACACCGAGCTGGACCAAGCGGTCGAAGCGAGCGGTGCGGAGGGCACCTACCTGCTTCCCAGCGAGTTCATGTCCAACATCCTGGAGTGGGCGGACACCATCCGCGAGGAGGGCGTGGTGCGCGAAGGGTTCGCCTCCGCCAAGAGCGCAATGATCCACGACTCCGACGTCGCCTCGGTGGCAGCGGCTGTACTCACCGGTGACGGCCACGCGGGCGAGGAATACCGGATGACCGGCCCCGAGGCGCTCACCCCTCCGGACAAGGTGCGCATCATCGGTGAGGTCTTGGGTCGCGAGGTGCGCTACATCGAGCTCAGTCAGGACGAGATGGTCGCGCAGTGGCGCGAGGAGGGCTTCGGCGACTCCGATATCGAGTTCTTCCTGATGATGAGGACTAACCCGCCCGAGGCCGGATACACGGTACTGCCTACGATCCAGGAGGTAACCGGCCGCCCGGCCCGCACCCTGACCGACTGGGTGCGGGAGAACGCGGCGCGGTTCGGCGGCTAG
- a CDS encoding winged helix DNA-binding domain-containing protein produces METLSLRSLNRATLERQLLLERRHTTALEVIDHLVGLNAQDPEPPYIGLWSRIIDFGSGDLERLLHEREAVCGSLLRGTQHIVTTDDYLWLRPLLRPMLERLQRSAFGKTTAELGLADLMAAAENLIGTETMTRPELGRALAARWPGRDPVALARSVQFLMPVVHPPPDGTWEWRGKTPFLLASEWIGRPLVEEPSAERLVLRYLAAFGPATTRDIQAWSGLTRLRQVVDGLRSQLRVFRDDSGRELFDLPDAPRPGPDVPAPVRFLAPLDNVLLAYHDRRRIVTEEQRKHTFLEAAVSVDGFVRGLWRIRHDDDRATLIVRLFDPLAPDEEEQAVDEGVRLLRFLAAKAHAHDIHFQPLEEAWPPGTPWSCWPKRSARPAPPR; encoded by the coding sequence ATGGAAACCTTGAGTCTACGCAGCCTCAACCGCGCGACCCTGGAGCGGCAACTGCTGTTGGAAAGGCGCCACACCACCGCGCTCGAGGTGATCGACCATCTGGTCGGATTGAACGCTCAGGATCCCGAACCACCTTATATCGGGCTCTGGTCGCGCATTATCGATTTCGGCAGCGGCGATCTGGAACGGTTGCTGCACGAGCGGGAGGCGGTGTGTGGCTCGCTGCTGCGCGGCACCCAGCACATCGTGACGACCGACGACTATCTCTGGTTGCGTCCGCTCCTGCGTCCAATGCTGGAGCGGCTCCAGCGCAGCGCCTTCGGAAAGACCACTGCGGAACTGGGTTTGGCCGACCTCATGGCGGCCGCTGAGAACCTCATCGGCACTGAGACGATGACGCGGCCGGAGCTGGGGCGGGCACTCGCCGCGCGGTGGCCCGGACGCGACCCTGTGGCGCTGGCCCGCTCGGTCCAGTTCCTGATGCCGGTCGTGCACCCGCCGCCCGACGGCACCTGGGAGTGGCGAGGCAAGACCCCGTTCCTCCTCGCCAGCGAGTGGATCGGTCGGCCGCTGGTGGAGGAACCCTCGGCGGAGCGGTTGGTCCTGCGCTACCTCGCCGCGTTCGGGCCGGCCACGACCCGCGACATCCAGGCGTGGAGCGGGCTGACCCGTCTCCGGCAGGTGGTCGACGGTCTGCGGTCGCAGCTGCGCGTATTCCGCGACGACAGCGGACGGGAGTTGTTCGACCTTCCTGACGCCCCGCGCCCGGGGCCCGACGTCCCGGCGCCCGTCCGGTTCCTGGCGCCACTGGACAATGTGCTGCTGGCTTATCACGACCGTCGCCGCATCGTCACCGAGGAGCAGCGCAAGCACACCTTCCTCGAGGCCGCCGTGTCGGTCGACGGGTTCGTACGCGGGCTCTGGCGGATTCGCCACGACGATGACCGCGCGACCCTGATCGTCCGGCTCTTCGACCCGCTGGCCCCCGACGAGGAGGAGCAGGCGGTCGACGAGGGCGTGCGGCTGTTGCGGTTCTTGGCGGCGAAGGCACACGCGCACGACATCCACTTCCAGCCGCTGGAGGAGGCCTGGCCGCCGGGAACGCCGTGGAGCTGCTGGCCGAAGCGTTCAGCTCGCCCTGCGCCTCCTCGGTGA
- a CDS encoding CGNR zinc finger domain-containing protein: MGSVFVSGRSSLDLAGTLKWRRGEPEELLAEPADLGRWAVEAALVDEPPEVVDSGLRQGKELRETIYRLASGWSATADRQDVELLSTAAAAAPPRVDLDQRYRVRRSGPLEAVLSAVARDAIELLGGSDIERVRECARPECTRLFVDSSRGKPRRWCGMAECGNRINAANYRRRQRTTAPSTR; the protein is encoded by the coding sequence ATGGGATCCGTCTTCGTGAGCGGCCGGTCATCGTTGGACCTGGCAGGGACACTGAAGTGGCGGCGTGGTGAACCCGAGGAGTTGCTGGCGGAGCCCGCGGATCTGGGGCGGTGGGCGGTAGAGGCAGCGCTGGTGGACGAACCACCCGAGGTGGTTGACTCCGGTCTGCGGCAGGGCAAGGAGCTGCGCGAAACGATCTACCGGCTGGCCAGTGGCTGGTCGGCTACGGCTGACCGACAGGACGTGGAACTGCTCAGCACGGCCGCGGCTGCTGCTCCCCCCAGGGTCGATCTCGACCAGCGGTACCGAGTCCGCAGGAGCGGCCCGCTCGAGGCGGTGCTGTCGGCCGTCGCCAGGGACGCGATCGAACTCCTCGGCGGCTCGGACATTGAACGGGTGCGCGAGTGCGCGCGTCCGGAATGCACCCGGCTCTTCGTGGACTCCTCCCGTGGAAAACCGCGCCGCTGGTGCGGGATGGCCGAGTGCGGCAACCGGATCAACGCAGCCAATTACCGTCGGCGTCAGCGCACCACGGCACCGAGCACGCGGTAG
- a CDS encoding mycothiol transferase: MPQTSPEHDAVGAADTDDAGSRQNEDTAMEEFLYFVDRALAGMVEIARQLGDDLVNRRPALKGANSAFGLTTHCLGVVDYWVGALAAGRVVHRDREAEFHATGTVAELVSRVQESQRQLRLDLEHVAPSAPARGDPPSGFLGPQRALTQGGVLLHVLEELSQHHGQLEVLRDLLTAHSQGTPHSFGPEATR, translated from the coding sequence ATGCCTCAGACCTCTCCAGAACACGACGCCGTCGGAGCGGCGGACACGGACGACGCCGGGTCCCGCCAGAACGAAGACACCGCCATGGAGGAGTTCCTCTACTTCGTCGACCGCGCGCTTGCGGGAATGGTCGAGATCGCCAGGCAGCTCGGTGATGACCTCGTCAACCGCCGACCCGCCCTCAAAGGGGCCAACTCGGCGTTCGGGCTGACCACCCACTGCCTTGGCGTGGTCGACTACTGGGTGGGAGCGCTGGCCGCTGGCCGCGTCGTGCACCGCGACCGGGAAGCGGAGTTCCACGCGACGGGCACGGTGGCGGAGCTCGTTTCCCGGGTCCAGGAAAGTCAGCGCCAGCTTCGCCTGGACCTGGAGCACGTCGCACCATCGGCGCCCGCCCGCGGGGATCCGCCCTCGGGGTTCCTCGGACCGCAACGAGCTCTCACCCAGGGAGGAGTGCTGCTACACGTGCTGGAGGAACTCAGCCAACACCACGGACAGTTGGAGGTCCTCCGCGATCTGCTCACCGCTCACTCCCAGGGCACGCCCCACTCGTTCGGCCCCGAGGCAACCCGATGA
- a CDS encoding MalY/PatB family protein, with translation MNATGPHTNRPGSLDALDWDWLRARPGAKWHRVEPDVLPAWVADMDFPVAQPVRDALHRFIDGADIGYPDWPHGSPLRAAFTRRMHERYHWSPDPGQVREFTDLIQALQVVLHLVTEPGDAVAVHTPNYPPFLGTVTRMERRLVPIPMLDTPSGWRFDPEHLAREAAATRCRTLLLVNPHNPTGRVFTRTELQEIADTARRNDMLVISDEIHADLTYPPNQHIPFASLDTDTASRTVTLTSATKAFNLAGTRCALAHLGAESVRAAYDAQPPDIFGAVNTVGVEAALAAWERGGPWLDAVVSHLDDNRRLVADVFAEQLPELGYHLPEAGYLAWLDFRALGLGRDPAAKLREYGRVALSPGPEFGPGGEGFARLNFATSRTVLQNILERLVASIPRIQHETATNP, from the coding sequence ATGAATGCGACCGGCCCGCACACCAACCGTCCCGGCAGCCTCGACGCGCTCGACTGGGACTGGCTTCGCGCCAGACCGGGGGCCAAATGGCACCGCGTCGAACCTGACGTGCTTCCCGCATGGGTAGCGGACATGGACTTTCCCGTCGCCCAGCCCGTTCGCGACGCGCTGCACCGGTTCATCGACGGTGCGGATATCGGCTACCCGGACTGGCCGCATGGCAGTCCGCTACGCGCCGCGTTCACCCGGCGTATGCACGAGCGTTACCACTGGAGTCCCGACCCTGGGCAGGTCCGCGAATTCACCGATCTCATCCAGGCGCTCCAGGTGGTGCTCCATCTGGTGACGGAACCTGGCGACGCCGTGGCGGTCCACACTCCGAACTACCCGCCTTTCCTCGGCACCGTCACGCGCATGGAGCGTCGCCTGGTCCCGATCCCGATGCTTGACACGCCCTCGGGATGGCGCTTCGACCCGGAGCACCTCGCCCGGGAGGCCGCCGCCACTCGGTGCCGGACGCTGCTGCTGGTCAACCCGCACAACCCGACCGGGCGCGTGTTCACGCGCACCGAGCTGCAGGAGATCGCGGATACCGCGAGACGCAACGACATGCTGGTTATTTCGGACGAGATCCACGCTGATCTCACCTACCCCCCGAACCAGCACATCCCGTTCGCTTCTCTGGACACCGACACCGCCTCCCGTACGGTGACCCTCACCTCCGCGACCAAGGCGTTCAACCTCGCCGGAACCCGCTGCGCTCTGGCCCATCTCGGGGCCGAGAGCGTGCGCGCCGCCTACGACGCACAGCCGCCCGACATCTTCGGTGCCGTCAACACGGTCGGCGTCGAAGCGGCACTGGCCGCGTGGGAGAGAGGGGGGCCGTGGCTCGACGCCGTGGTGTCCCACCTCGACGACAACCGCCGCCTCGTCGCGGACGTGTTCGCCGAACAGCTTCCCGAGCTCGGTTACCACCTGCCCGAGGCGGGCTACCTGGCCTGGCTGGACTTCCGCGCCCTCGGACTGGGGCGTGACCCGGCCGCCAAGCTCCGCGAGTACGGCCGCGTAGCACTCAGTCCCGGCCCGGAGTTCGGACCTGGCGGAGAAGGGTTCGCCCGCCTCAATTTCGCCACATCGCGCACGGTTCTCCAGAACATCCTCGAACGCCTGGTCGCCAGCATTCCGAGAATCCAGCACGAAACGGCGACAAACCCATGA
- a CDS encoding SulP family inorganic anion transporter: protein MTAQQTKPRRRLPIPPLSVSRLRTESLAGLVVALALIPEAISFSIIAGVDPRVGLFASFVMAVSIAFLGGRPAMVSAATGAMALVVAPLAREHGVDYLLAATILAGVFQVVLGLLGVAKLMRFVPPSVMTGFVNALAILIFMAQVPHFAGEGWPVYALIAGGLAIIFLLPRLTTAVPAPLVAIIVLTGVAVASGVKVPTVGDMGDLPSSFPVPFLPDVPLSMDTLRTVAPYSLTLALVGLMESLMTAKLVDDVTETRSSKGREARGQGLANIITGFFGGMASCAMIGQTMINVRSGARTRLSTLMAGVFLLILVVVLGDVVAVIPMAALVAVMVFVSITTMDWHSISPATLRRMPWTETAIMVITVAVVVATHNLAIGVVVGVLASTALFARGVADLSRVTSVLDPEGGVRFYSVRGDLFFASSNELTAQFNYSEQGVDRVVIDLSYAHMWDSSAVAALDHAVDKFAKHGITAEIAGLNVPSEELHNDLSGTLNSAH from the coding sequence ATGACTGCCCAGCAGACCAAACCCCGCCGGCGCCTTCCGATTCCGCCGCTGTCCGTTTCGAGGTTGCGCACCGAGAGCCTCGCCGGCCTCGTCGTCGCCCTCGCCCTGATCCCCGAGGCCATCTCGTTCTCGATCATCGCCGGCGTCGACCCCCGCGTCGGACTGTTCGCCTCCTTCGTCATGGCGGTGTCCATCGCCTTCCTCGGTGGGCGCCCGGCCATGGTCTCGGCAGCGACCGGGGCCATGGCGCTGGTCGTCGCGCCGCTGGCGCGCGAGCACGGCGTCGACTACCTGCTGGCCGCCACCATCCTGGCCGGCGTCTTCCAGGTCGTCCTGGGGCTGCTGGGGGTGGCCAAGCTGATGCGGTTCGTCCCGCCCAGCGTCATGACCGGGTTCGTCAACGCCCTGGCCATCCTCATCTTCATGGCCCAGGTGCCGCACTTCGCAGGCGAGGGCTGGCCGGTCTACGCCCTCATCGCGGGCGGACTGGCGATCATCTTCCTGCTGCCGCGCCTGACCACAGCGGTGCCCGCGCCGCTGGTGGCCATCATCGTGCTGACCGGCGTCGCCGTCGCCTCCGGGGTCAAGGTGCCCACCGTCGGCGACATGGGTGACCTGCCCTCCAGCTTCCCGGTCCCGTTCCTTCCGGACGTGCCGCTGAGCATGGACACGCTGCGCACCGTCGCCCCCTACTCCCTGACGCTGGCGCTGGTGGGGCTGATGGAGTCGCTGATGACCGCCAAGCTGGTCGACGACGTCACCGAGACCCGTTCGTCCAAGGGCCGCGAGGCCCGCGGCCAGGGGCTGGCCAACATCATCACCGGCTTCTTCGGCGGAATGGCCTCCTGCGCGATGATCGGCCAGACGATGATCAACGTGCGCTCCGGCGCCCGCACCCGGCTCTCCACGCTCATGGCTGGGGTGTTCCTGCTGATCCTGGTGGTGGTGCTGGGCGACGTCGTCGCCGTCATCCCCATGGCCGCCCTCGTCGCGGTTATGGTGTTCGTGTCCATCACCACCATGGACTGGCACAGCATCTCCCCTGCCACGCTGCGGCGGATGCCCTGGACCGAGACAGCCATCATGGTGATCACCGTCGCGGTCGTGGTCGCCACGCACAACCTCGCCATCGGCGTGGTCGTGGGCGTGCTGGCCTCCACGGCCCTGTTCGCCCGCGGGGTCGCCGACCTCTCCAGGGTGACCAGCGTGCTCGACCCCGAGGGCGGGGTGCGGTTCTACTCCGTGCGCGGCGACCTCTTCTTCGCCTCCAGCAACGAGCTGACCGCCCAGTTCAACTACAGCGAGCAGGGCGTGGACCGGGTGGTCATCGACCTTTCGTACGCGCACATGTGGGACTCCTCGGCGGTGGCGGCGCTGGACCACGCCGTGGACAAGTTCGCCAAGCACGGCATCACCGCCGAGATCGCCGGTCTGAACGTCCCCAGTGAGGAACTGCACAACGACCTCTCCGGCACCCTCAACTCCGCGCACTGA